From Candidatus Neomarinimicrobiota bacterium:
GGACACTATTCAAATGGAAAGTGCCGAACAACTGGCAAAAATTCCTGAGATTTTGAAAGAATATATTTCGAGGAATAATCTGGACAGTGCATTGGCACGCATCATTGTTACACGTGGGATAAGTAAGGGATCGCCGTGGCGATCTGAATCAACTCCCACCATATACATGACCTCACGCCCCGTCAATAAACCAGAGGATTGGCCCGTCAGGGTCATTTTTCTCGAAGAAAAGAATTATCCTATTTTACGCTTTCATCCCGCCATTAAATCAGGCAATTATTTAGGAAACATGCTCGCCAAAAAAGATGCGGAAGATGCTGGTGCCTTCGAGCCCGTGTTTGTTAATCGAGATGGCTATGTTACTGAGTGTGCCATCAGAAATATATTCTTTATCAAGGATGATGTTTTACTCACACCCTGTTTAGAGCTGGGTGTTCTACCAGGAGTCATCAGAGATACCATCATGGAATTGGCACAAATGCGTCATCTTAAAGTACGAGAAGCCCTGATTAATCAGGATGATGTACCTGAGATGGATGAAGCGTTTATTTCCAGCACAGGAGTGGGCGTATTACCCGTAACCTGGGATGGTTTTAAGTCAGACTACCACTACAGTCAGATCCTCAGAGAGGATTTAGATAAGCTTTTTGAATCAGGAGAATCGAATGTCACATAAAAAATTTGACCCCAGCCGTGCTGAACGGCTTATTTCTGCCGAGCGCTATCAGGAGTTGAAGCCAGATATCATATTACAGAAATTAGGTATTCGGTCTGGTAAAACCATTCTGGATTTGGGGTGTGGAAATGGTTTTTTTACCTTTCCTGCAGCAGTTGCCATGGGAGAAGGCATGGTCATCGCCGCCGATATGTCAGAGGAGATGTTATCTCTCCTCAAACAACGCAACACACCCGACAATATTCAGATACTTAAGGTAGACGAAGTTAAAATGGATATTGAGGATAATTCAGTTGACGCTGCAGTACTCATAGCTTTGTATCATGAATTTAAATCCCCGCTGGACAATCTCGCGGAGATTCGTCGCACACTGAAGCCAGAAGGTAAAATACTTATCCTGGATTGGGATCCTCAATCAGAAAAAGAACGGGGTCCTGCAAAAGTTCACCGTGTTGCGAAAGTTCAGGCCATCAAAGACTTGAAAGCGTCAGGCTTTACAATTGAAAGTCATGAAAATTATACCCTTGATATGTGGATGATCGTCGCTCACTCCAACGCATAGGCCATATTCCTGGGGGTGATGAAGATGAAAAAATTAAATCTCTATTATATCGTCAGTATTATCACCCTGGCGTTTATGATGTTTATCCTCTTCAGAACCTTACAGGTGACAGGCTGGTTTGAAGAACATGGGGGCAAGAGTCCTGCAGAGCGCATACTTCAGGGCTATCCAGGGCTCTATCAGCTTAAGATGCCTCGGGATGATTTATCAGCTTCCACCATGAAGGTTGAACCTCATAGGGTTGCCGGCGAAGAAAATTGGCTCATGATTCGACTGGACTCACTACCAAGCTATCTCATTGAAGTAAGTGATTTTGAAGATGAACAAATCTTGATTGTAATTTACGACTTTGATTCTACGGGGACTCCTGGCCGTGTTGAAGGATGTGAACTATTGCTGAGTGAGGATGCGGCAGAAAATTTTAGGGGCAGCACAATAGGTGATTTTTGTGGGCTCAAGGAGCAGTCCGCGGAGTATCTTGCACTGGATCTATTGCTGAGTGGTTCCATCGTCTCATTGAAGATTCAGAGGCGCGTGTTAGGTCAGGCAGACAGTCCTGAGGCACAGAAATATTTGTTAGAGAGGATAGATTCATGGTAGAGAGTAAAAAAGATATACAATTTAAGCTGACGAGAACTGATCCTTCCGGCGCTCGGCGTGGACATTTTTTTACAGAGCACGGCAAGGTTGAGACTCCTACCTTCATGCCAGTTGGAACCGCTGGCTATGTTCGTTCCACGCCCATGCGGGATGTTGCAGAATCCGGTGCCCAGGTGGTTCTGGCAAACACCTACCACCTCTCTCTGGGTGAGAGACTTCAAACCGTGAAACGCGCGGGAGGCCTCCATCGGTTTATGGGGTGGGAAGGCACCATCCTCACAGATTCAGGTGGCTTCCAGGTATTTTCCATGGAGGGCAGCGAAATTACAGAAAAGGGTGTCACTTTTCAGTTTGAGGAAAATGGAGAGAAACTGTTCCTCGGGCCTGAAGAATCCATGGCCATTCAACGTGATCTGGGTTCGGATATCGTTATGGCTTTCGATGAATGTGTGGATTACAAGGCTCCCCAGGAATATGTCCAGAAATCAGTTGAACGCACGACGCGTTGGGCTGAGAGGAGTAGAGAATATCCACTACAGGATCACCAGTTCATGTTTGGGATTGTCCAGGGTGGCATTTACCAATCCTTGAGACGCCAGAGTGCCATCGAAATTACCAATATTCCATTTGATGGTTTCGCCATTGGCGGAGTAAGTGTCGGTGAGGGTCTGGATCTTCTGAAAGAAGTCGTTGGCTACACCACACCCTTGCTACCACCCATGAAACCTAGATACCTCATGGGGGTCGGTTTACCTGAGGATATCCTGGCTTCTGTGGAACGTGGAATTGATATGTTTGATTGTGTAATTCCCACACGCTATGCCAGACAGGGAACCTTATTTACCCGAATGGGCAAACTACGCATCATGGACAAAGTCTTCCGCAAGGATAAATATCCTTTGGACACTGCTTGCCACTGCTATACTTGTCAGACCTATTCTCGAATGGTTCTGCGCTATCTCTTTTTCTCAAAGGATCCGCTGGCTGAAACCCTGGCAACCATTCACAACCTTACCTTTTATCAAGACCTCATGGCGGATATTCGTCGGGCGATTGAGAAGGGTAATTATGAAAATTTTATGAGGGGCTGGCTGAACAGTTATTTTCGGAAGAATAGTCCCCGAAAGAAATAAATTACCTAAAAGATCAATATCTGAATGTGCCTTGCTTTGACAGGGGTGGTCTTTTAAATTCAGATTCAATTTTTGTTATAGCCGGAGGAATAATGGGCGACATCGATTTAAAGAATGCTGATAGCAGGATGAAATACCTGAAAGACAACCTTGGAAATCTCATGAATGGGATTGATTCAAATTATGGCCAGGTCCTCATGGATGAGTTGATGCGACGCATGGAAACTACTGTCAGCGAGTTTAATGACGAAGTAAAAGCCATGTTGGGACAATTGCAGGGGATCAAGCCCATGCCTAAAGACAATATATTAGCTTCATCTCCCCGACCGGAACCACAAGCGCCACCTGTTCCAAAGGCTGCTCCTGCGCCACAGGCTGCTCCAATACCTCCAACTACAGAGTTAAAATCGGCACCTCCCGTGATTGAGCCTGAACCTTCAGTAGAATTGCCATCATTTAGTGATGAACCAGAGACTTTTGCAGCACCGCCAGAACCAGCTGTTGTTTCCGATACGGTAAAGGAAGTGGAAATTGAGGTAGATCTTCCTCCAGATGAACTTTCAGAATTCGAGAAAAAACTCAGATCTTTGGGAGGTTAATTTCCCTCAATAAATCGATTAATTGAAGCGGCGACATGGATCGCCGCTTTTTTTTATCTAAAATGCAGGATTTGGGGTTGATGATCTGAGGCGTTCGAGATCTCAGGATGCTGAAACTCAGCGACCTTTACCCCCTCAATAGCTTCACCAATAAATATATAATCAATACGTCGATCAGGTTTGTCTGCGGGAAATGTTGGGGGAGGCTCCACAGCGAATTCAGCAAGACCATCCCGCAATGATTTAGTGAGCAGGCCATATGCTTGAGAACTTGATTCAAAGTTGAAATCACCAGCTAGAATCATTCTGTTCTCCTCGGGGAGGACCTTGATAATGCGCTGGATCTGCTCCCATCGCTCTTCCTGGCTTAAGCCAAGATGTGTCCCCAATATGGTGAGTGTATCACCTCTGCAGTCAATTCGGCTTAAAAACACACTCCTGCCCTCTAAAAGACTATCCGTGGATAAATCAACGATACGAAAATCAAGGATGGGATAGCGGGATAAGAGTGCATTTCCGTATTGACCACCATCGTAATCGATGGATCGACCAAATACGGCGAATAAATCAAGC
This genomic window contains:
- a CDS encoding methyltransferase domain-containing protein, which translates into the protein MSHKKFDPSRAERLISAERYQELKPDIILQKLGIRSGKTILDLGCGNGFFTFPAAVAMGEGMVIAADMSEEMLSLLKQRNTPDNIQILKVDEVKMDIEDNSVDAAVLIALYHEFKSPLDNLAEIRRTLKPEGKILILDWDPQSEKERGPAKVHRVAKVQAIKDLKASGFTIESHENYTLDMWMIVAHSNA
- the tgt gene encoding tRNA guanosine(34) transglycosylase Tgt, producing the protein MQFKLTRTDPSGARRGHFFTEHGKVETPTFMPVGTAGYVRSTPMRDVAESGAQVVLANTYHLSLGERLQTVKRAGGLHRFMGWEGTILTDSGGFQVFSMEGSEITEKGVTFQFEENGEKLFLGPEESMAIQRDLGSDIVMAFDECVDYKAPQEYVQKSVERTTRWAERSREYPLQDHQFMFGIVQGGIYQSLRRQSAIEITNIPFDGFAIGGVSVGEGLDLLKEVVGYTTPLLPPMKPRYLMGVGLPEDILASVERGIDMFDCVIPTRYARQGTLFTRMGKLRIMDKVFRKDKYPLDTACHCYTCQTYSRMVLRYLFFSKDPLAETLATIHNLTFYQDLMADIRRAIEKGNYENFMRGWLNSYFRKNSPRKK
- a CDS encoding aminotransferase class IV family protein is translated as MLIYASGLWVEAEQAVVPFNDQGFLYGDSLFETVRVNHGKPFRLEKHLERMQSGMDTIQMESAEQLAKIPEILKEYISRNNLDSALARIIVTRGISKGSPWRSESTPTIYMTSRPVNKPEDWPVRVIFLEEKNYPILRFHPAIKSGNYLGNMLAKKDAEDAGAFEPVFVNRDGYVTECAIRNIFFIKDDVLLTPCLELGVLPGVIRDTIMELAQMRHLKVREALINQDDVPEMDEAFISSTGVGVLPVTWDGFKSDYHYSQILREDLDKLFESGESNVT
- a CDS encoding endonuclease/exonuclease/phosphatase family protein, giving the protein MRHSLLVFILLLAGNILSNCTSETDTHSIMTYNIRHGVGMDGILDLERTARVIEAAQADIVILNEVDEGTARSLGVHQADSLGVLLDLFAVFGRSIDYDGGQYGNALLSRYPILDFRIVDLSTDSLLEGRSVFLSRIDCRGDTLTILGTHLGLSQEERWEQIQRIIKVLPEENRMILAGDFNFESSSQAYGLLTKSLRDGLAEFAVEPPPTFPADKPDRRIDYIFIGEAIEGVKVAEFQHPEISNASDHQPQILHFR